The sequence GTGGATGTAATCTTTTTGATTTTCGCTGCCTACAATTAGAGTACCGCGATCGCCATACACTTCTACCCAATGTGTTCGAGATGCATGAACAACCGCACTAATTGTAACTTGACAAGGTGTACCATCAGCTAACTCTAATGTCAGCAAGCAATTATCGTCTGTCTCTACTGGTTTATGTTCTCCACTGGCTGAATCAAGGCGCGTAGGAATGGCTGTGCTTAAATAAGCGCTTAATTTATGTACTGGGCCAAATAACCAATAGATATAATCAAAGGCGTGAGAACCTAATGAACCCAACGCACCACCTCCCTGTTTTTGAGAGGAATACCAATTCCAAGGACGGGAAGCATCAGCACGAGAAGAACCTAACCAATCAATTCTAATTAACCGTTTTTTACCTACATAATCTGCTGATAATAGTTCTGCAAATAATTGCCATCCTGGTACAAACCGAAATTCAAAGTCAACGGTAGCAATCACATTTTTTTCTTTTGCTAATTGATACAGTTCCTTCGCTTGCAATGCATTTAAAGCTATGGGTTTTTCTAATAATAAATGTTTCCCTGCTTGTAGCACTGCTTTAGCCATTTCATAGTGTAAAAATGGTGGTGTGGATATACTAACTGCTTGCACCTCTGGTAATGTCAAAATTTCGGCAATGGTATCGCAGGCATAGGGTATATCATAAGACTCAGCAACGGCTTTTGCTTGCAGAATATCGCGGTGATAAACAGCTACTACCTCTGTGCGAGGATGTGCTTGCAATCCGGGAATGTGGACTTTTTTACCAAATCCAGTACCAATAACTGCTACACCAATTGTTTGTTGATTCTTCTCCAAGAATGAAACCATATATTTAAATTAGGGAACAGGGATTAGGGAACAGGGATTGGGGATTAGGAAGAAATGACCCACTTATCTTAAAAATCTCAGTGTCAAAGGATAACGATAATACTGCCCATTGTAAGCTTTGGCGGCGGCAAAGTTAACTAAAAATAATTGCGTGACTAAGATGATTGTAGTTAGATAAAACCACACAACTATTAAACTGTTTAAAACTGTTTTCAATTGATTTCCTCCACTATTGCTAGTTACTGCTATGGCACAGATAATTAGCATGGTTAATAAGGAAACAATGATGACAATTAAAGTATAAAATGTGAGAGAAATTTGAAAATTTAAAGCTTCTTTACCTTGAAAATCAATCCAGGGAGATTTGGCTTTATTTAATTGCCAAATTACAAAAGGGACGAAGATATTTAAAGGTAAATATAAGGGAATACCGAGAAACACTAAACCAAATAAGAGTATCCATGCTAACAAAGCCGAAAAATGACAGAACATCGCCCAGAGACGCTGTTGTGGTTTGGGTTTTTCTTTCATGACATTTTCTTAGCTAGGTGGATTTAGGGTATGATTCCCTATCCTAGTATCTATAAAAAAAGTCTGCCTAAAGCTTAAAATTTGAGTATTTCTTGCTCATAGCTTTCGGGGAGGGGTTCAATTTCCCAGACTATACCTTCACCGGGTTCTAAAGCAACTTCCACAAACAGTTGTGTGACAGCGGTTGTGGCGATATCTTCATTGTCGGGGAAGGGTTGCAAATCTTCGGTGAGTAGTCTGAGTTTAAAACCACCAGGGATAGCGGCGCCGACGGTGGCGTTACGTAACTCAAAGCGCCAAATTATTTCGTCGGCTTCGCCTTGTGGGGTGATGGTGAGGTCGTATAATTGTCCAGCGATCGCTAATTGACGAGCAAAAGCCACTACATTTTCTGCTGTTTCCACACTCCGCGCCCCAGCTGCACTCAGTTGTAAATTCAACCGTCCCCAACCTAGGTTTTCTGCTGCTTGAGAAACGCCGCTTTGCAACCACTGCAGCACTGACCACTGTTCTGGTAATCCCAAACGTTGTTGATATAAGCTTTGTCGCCAACCGCCATGTTCAATTAACCCGCCCCAAAGTGGAAAGGGGATAGCTAACCGGGGTGTAAGGATTTGAGAATTTGCTAGGCGAGTGATCAGGTTTTGCGCTTGGGTTTGTGGTAGAGTAGGTATCTGTAAGATGGCTCCACGGGTGGCTATTTGTGGACACAGTTCTCGCGCTACAGCGAACACACTAATGTCTCCATTTAAATCAGTAGCATCTAAAGCATAAGTGCGATCGCCTGAGTCATAATTACCTTTATCTTTCAGTTGAGCATGGGTACAGTAACCCCAAACTCTGACATAGCCTTCCTCGGCTTCCACCTGTACTGCTAAATAATAATCACCAGCCCAGCTTGGTAAATCTACCCACTCTTGGGGGACGCGCATTTCACTCAAGTCGATGGTTTCGCTAGGAATCAAGATCAAGCGACTGGCTTCTAGTGTAATTGCGGTTCCATTTACCAGTTCCCAAAAACTTGATAAAGCAGCGTTATTCGGCCAGACTTGAGCTTGTGTTGATAAATCTGCTTGTAACCAAGGTAAAACTGCATTCAGACAAAGTTGATTAATTTCTGCTTGATAGCGAGAAGCTGAGTTAGAAAAAGCTTGATTGTGTGTGGTGTGAGGAATTTCTAATATTAAATCAGTTGGGTTAGCAAATGTAAATGTAGTCATAGTGGTAAGTTTTCTCTGTTGGTTTTTTGCAAGTTAGTATAAATTTTTATTCTATAAGTTAGTTAATTGGCGTTGGTAAATATGAATTTGTCTCACGCAGAGACGCATAGACACGAAGTGGCTTCCCGAAGAGTAGGCGCAGAGAAAAAGAAAGGTTTTTTCCTATTTCATCCTTCATCCTTCATACTTCATACTTCATATAGTAGTTTTGCAACCATTCTTCCATTACTGTACTCATGGTTTTGAGTAGGTCTGGGGTGATGGAAATATGCAACGTGTTTTGACTCCAGTTAGCTAGGGAACGTAAGAGGGTTTCTCTGGCTTTGGTGAGTCGTCGGGAGACGGTGTATTGTTTGATTTCTAGTTGTTTGGCGATTTTGTCTTGGTTTTGTTGTTGAGCGTAGTAAAGTTGCAGGATTTTTTGCAGGTCTGGTTCTAATTGGGCGATCGCCTGGACTAAAATTTGATTAATTTCGCTTTGTTGAGAAGTTCTGGTTTGTTCTTCTTCTTGGGCGATAATTTCGTTAATGATGGATTCTTGTTGGGTTCCGGGGAGATTGTCTAGCAATTCCCAGGAATCATCGCTGCTTTTGGAAACGTTGAGAGATTCTGGTGTGGGATAGAGATATCGACGTGTGGCTTTGGCGGCGTTTAGTAGCCATTTTTCTATGGTTTGGGGATTGACATTTTGGCTAGTTTGAGAGTTGTAATTTTTAGCGATCGCTTCCCAGGTCTGGTCTTCGGGGCGAGTAATTTTGCGTGAAGTTCCGGTTGTGGTGGGGATATAAAGGGTTTTGTAGGCGTTCCAAGCGATGATATAACCGGGAATTTCTGCGGGAGATAAGCCGGCGTTTTCTAAAGATTCTTGTAACCGTTTTTGTGAGATTTTTCGTAATAGTCCCCAATCTGTACAGATATCAACTTCGTGGCGTTGGCGCAAGGTTTCGCGGATAGCACTTGCAAAGATGGGACTGGCGTAGTTTTTTAAGGTAAAGCCTTGATTAGGATTGAACCCTTTGAGGACTTTATCAATTTGGGCGATCGCCATCTGAAAACAGTCTGATAATTGGTATTGTGTACTGGCGAAATTATTGACTGTTTTTTGGCATACCCAGTAACAAGGTTCTTGTAAGTAAGCTGCGAGATGTTGTTGGGCTATGGTTTGGGTTGCAGATGTCTGCCATAATTTATACCAATAAAGCGCCCAAAAAGCTGAAGATGTTTCTTGTGGTGTGCGGTTGACGCAACTTTGCATACTACTACGCAATCTAGATTCTGTAGCCCAACGACTAAAGCGATCAGCAGCGAATTCTACAAAAGTGGAAAAAGTTTCAATAGTGCTTTGCCGAGGTTGCATAAAATAATAGAAGTTTACCAATAAAAGCAGTGAGGACGAAAAAAACGCCTGCACAAACTTTACTACAACAATGGGTAATACTTAATCAGTGTTGTAACTGCTCAACAAATGCTTGATGCTCCGCTGAATTTAGTCCCTGTTGCAGAATTGTCAGTACCTGTGACATATTGCCTGTAACTAACGCTGAGACATCCAGCCACAATCCGGGGAAAACTTGACTCTGAATTATACCTGCTGCATTCGGTGTCAGCGCCACATATTCACCATCTTTAAAGCTGAACCAACTGACAGCACTCTCAAAAACCTGCCATACAATATATTCCTGAATACCATTGCGACGATAGACACGCTTTTTATCATACAAATCATTGGTAGCGCTGCTAGCGGCGACTTCCACCACTAATTCTGGCGCACCTTCCACATATCCATCAGCACTCAAACTCGACTGTCCACCGCAGGCTGCGTCAATTAGTAAAATAGCATCAGGTTGGGGTTCATTATCCAAGTCTAGCCGCACAGTCGGATTATCACCCAATCTGACACCGG is a genomic window of Fortiea contorta PCC 7126 containing:
- a CDS encoding Gfo/Idh/MocA family protein; its protein translation is MVSFLEKNQQTIGVAVIGTGFGKKVHIPGLQAHPRTEVVAVYHRDILQAKAVAESYDIPYACDTIAEILTLPEVQAVSISTPPFLHYEMAKAVLQAGKHLLLEKPIALNALQAKELYQLAKEKNVIATVDFEFRFVPGWQLFAELLSADYVGKKRLIRIDWLGSSRADASRPWNWYSSQKQGGGALGSLGSHAFDYIYWLFGPVHKLSAYLSTAIPTRLDSASGEHKPVETDDNCLLTLELADGTPCQVTISAVVHASRTHWVEVYGDRGTLIVGSENQKDYIHGFRVWGSQPGKPLTEMEIPNRLIFPQNHTDGRISAFIRVVNQWVEGIDSQEQTVPSLREGVYSQLLMDLSHESQQKSSWVNVPDLETFLNNFDSR
- a CDS encoding DUF4870 domain-containing protein; this encodes MKEKPKPQQRLWAMFCHFSALLAWILLFGLVFLGIPLYLPLNIFVPFVIWQLNKAKSPWIDFQGKEALNFQISLTFYTLIVIIVSLLTMLIICAIAVTSNSGGNQLKTVLNSLIVVWFYLTTIILVTQLFLVNFAAAKAYNGQYYRYPLTLRFLR
- a CDS encoding DUF1822 family protein; amino-acid sequence: MTTFTFANPTDLILEIPHTTHNQAFSNSASRYQAEINQLCLNAVLPWLQADLSTQAQVWPNNAALSSFWELVNGTAITLEASRLILIPSETIDLSEMRVPQEWVDLPSWAGDYYLAVQVEAEEGYVRVWGYCTHAQLKDKGNYDSGDRTYALDATDLNGDISVFAVARELCPQIATRGAILQIPTLPQTQAQNLITRLANSQILTPRLAIPFPLWGGLIEHGGWRQSLYQQRLGLPEQWSVLQWLQSGVSQAAENLGWGRLNLQLSAAGARSVETAENVVAFARQLAIAGQLYDLTITPQGEADEIIWRFELRNATVGAAIPGGFKLRLLTEDLQPFPDNEDIATTAVTQLFVEVALEPGEGIVWEIEPLPESYEQEILKF
- a CDS encoding sigma-70 family RNA polymerase sigma factor: MQPRQSTIETFSTFVEFAADRFSRWATESRLRSSMQSCVNRTPQETSSAFWALYWYKLWQTSATQTIAQQHLAAYLQEPCYWVCQKTVNNFASTQYQLSDCFQMAIAQIDKVLKGFNPNQGFTLKNYASPIFASAIRETLRQRHEVDICTDWGLLRKISQKRLQESLENAGLSPAEIPGYIIAWNAYKTLYIPTTTGTSRKITRPEDQTWEAIAKNYNSQTSQNVNPQTIEKWLLNAAKATRRYLYPTPESLNVSKSSDDSWELLDNLPGTQQESIINEIIAQEEEQTRTSQQSEINQILVQAIAQLEPDLQKILQLYYAQQQNQDKIAKQLEIKQYTVSRRLTKARETLLRSLANWSQNTLHISITPDLLKTMSTVMEEWLQNYYMKYEV
- a CDS encoding Uma2 family endonuclease, with the translated sequence MVKISPSYIPLLENGDRLTRLEFERRYNAMPNVKKAELIEGVVYVASSLRFEPHAEPHANLIGWLWSYKVATPGVRLGDNPTVRLDLDNEPQPDAILLIDAACGGQSSLSADGYVEGAPELVVEVAASSATNDLYDKKRVYRRNGIQEYIVWQVFESAVSWFSFKDGEYVALTPNAAGIIQSQVFPGLWLDVSALVTGNMSQVLTILQQGLNSAEHQAFVEQLQH